One Cellulomonas sp. WB94 genomic window, CAGGGCGAGGCGGACGGCGACGAGGCCGCGCCCGTGTCGATCTACCACCCGACGTACCTCGTCCTGGTGGCGGGCGTCGCGAACGCGTTCCTCTCGGGCGACCTGTTCAACCTCTACGTCGGCTTCGAGATCCTGCTCGCGGCGTCCTACGTGCTCCTCACCCTCGGCGGCACGGGCGAGCGGATCCGCGCGGGCAGCATCTACGTCGTCGTCGCGCTGCTGTCCTCGGTGCTGTTCCTCGTCGCGATCGCGCTCGTCTACGCGTCGACGGGGACGGTCAACCTCGCCCAGCTCGCGGTCCGGCTGCCGCAGATCGACCCGGACGTGCGCCTGCTGCTGCAGGTCATGCTGCTGCTCGCGTTCGGGATCAAGGCCGCGATCTTCCCGCTCTCGGCGTGGCTCCCGGACTCCTACCCGACGGCTCCCGCGCCGGTGACCGCGGTGTTCGCCGGGCTGCTCACCAAGGTCGGCGTGTACGCGATCATCCGCACGCAGACCCTGCTGTTCCCCGACGGGCGCCTTGACGACGTGCTGATGTGGGCCGCGCTCGCGACGATGGTCGTCGGCATCCTCGGGGCGGTCGCGCAGGACGACATCAAGCGACTGCTCTCGTTCACGCTCGTGAGCCACATCGGTTTCATGATCTTCGGGATCGCGCTGTCGACACACCTGGGCTGGACCGCGTCGATCTACTACGTCGTCCACCACATCACGGTGCAGACCGCGCTGTTCCTCGTCGCGGGGCTCATCGAGCGCTGGGGCGGGACGACGTCGCTCGACCGCCTGGGTGGGCTCGCGAAGCTCGCGCCGGTCCTCGCGATCCTGTTCTTCGTCCCCGCGATGAACCTCGCCGGCGTCCCGCCGATGTCCGGGTTCCTGGGCAAGGTCGGGCTGCTGCAGGCCGGCGTCGCGGTCGGGACCCCGCTCGCGACCGCGCTCGTCGTCGGCAGCGTGCTCACGTCGCTGCTCACGCTGTACGCGCTCATCAAGGCGTGGAACAAGGCGTTCTGGCAGACGCCCCCGGCCGAGCTGCCCGCGACGCGCATCCCGTTCGGCATGGTGGGCCCGACGGCGGCGCTCGTGGCGTTCGGCCTGGCCCTGACGGTGTTCGCCGGGCCGCTGTACGCGTACACCGGGCGCGCGGCCACCGCCCTGCAGGAGCGCACGCCGTACATCGACGCCGTCCTGCCCGACGGGCTGCGCGGCGAGGGCGTGTCCGCCGACCTCGCCGAGGTGCACCCGTGAGCCCGACCCCGCGGCGCCGGCCGGGCTCCGCGCAGTGGCCGAACGTCCTGTGGCTCGTCGTCGTCTGGGTGCTGCTGTGGGGCGACCTGTCCGTCGCGAACGTGCTCGCCGGGCTCGCGATCTCGCTGCTCATCACCCGCGGGCTGCGGATGAGCCCGATCGACTTCCAGGGCACCGTCCACCCGTTCGGGCTGCTCGTCCTCGTCGCACGGTTCCTCGTCGACCTCGTGCACGCGTCGTTCCAGGTCAGCCTGCTCGCGCTGCGCCCGCGCCGGCTCCCGCACGGCGCGGTCATCGCCGTGCAGCTGCGCAGCCACTCCGACCTGTACCTCACGCTCACCGCCGAGCTGTGCTCGCTCGTGCCCGGCTCGCTCGTCGTCGAGGCCCACCGCCTCACCGGTCGGCTCTACCTGCACGTGCTCGACGTCGAGCAGGTCGGCGGCATCGAGCGGGCGCGGCAGATCGTGCTCGACCAGGAGGAGCGCGTGCTGCGCGCGTTCGCGTCCGACCCCGAGCTGCTCGAGGCGGGGCTCACCCCGGTCGGTCTCCTCCGCCGCCTGCGCCGGCGCGGCTCGGAGGTGGGCGCATGACCGTCGTCATCGTGGTGTGCGGGGTCCTCCTGGCCGTCGGTGCCGTGTGCGCGGTCATCCGCGCCGAACGTGGTCCCTCGATGCTCGACCGGACCGTCGCGCTCGACATCGTCGTGACCACGCTGACCGCGGCGGGGGCGCTGTTCGCGGCGGTCGAGCGGCGCACCGACATCGTGCCGATCCTCGTCGTGCTCTCGCTCGTGGGCTTCGTCGGGTCGGTGACCATCGCGCGGTTCGCCTCGGTCGAGCCCGAGGGCGAGGGTCGTGTGCGGACCCCCGAGGAGGTCGCGGCCGACAGCGCCGAGGCGCTGCGCCTCGAGGAGCTCGCCGAGGCGGCCGCGCACCCGCGACCGGGAGAGCCCGCAGAGCCTGCACTGCCCGCACCGCCTGCCCCGCCCCAGCCCGACGACGCGACAGGAGACGTCCGATGAGCATCCCCTGGGACCAGATCGCCGACGTGGCGGCGGCCGTGTGCCTGCTCGGCGGGGTGTTCCTCGCGTTCGCCGCCGGGGTCGGCGTGTTGCGCTTCCCCGACCTGCTCGCACGCATGCACGCCGGGACCAAGCCGCAGGTGCTCGGCCTCATGCTCGTCCTGACCGGGCTCGCGCTCCGGCTGCGCTCCGGGTCGGCCGTGTGGGCGCTCCTGCTCGTGGTGCTCTTCCAGATGCTCACCGCGCCGGTCGCCGCGCACATGGTCGGCCGCGCGGGCTACCGGACGGGGAAGGTCCGCGGAGACCTGCTCGTGGTCGACGAGCTCACCGAGGACCTGCGCCGGGCCCAGGAGCAGCCCCGGGACTGACGCGGGACGCGGGACGCGCGCCGTGCCCGCCCGCGAGCGGGTCCGAGCGGGTCAGGCAGCGGCCGAGCGCCGGCCCTCGTCGATGCGTGCACTGAACCGCGCCGTGCCCCGCATCGTCAGCACGCGGGACAGCGCGACGAGCGCCCCGGTGATCGCCGCCGCGGCGACCACCTCGGCCAGACCGGCATCGCCCTGGTCGTCGGCCTTCGGCGGCTTGTGCCCGCTCGCAGCCTTCCACGAGGCGTTGACGGCCTTCTGGACGGCCCAGGCGGCGGCGATCGCGACGACCGCGCCGGCGATCTTGGCGACGATGGACGGTGTCGGCTGGTCGGCCACGAAAACCTCCGGTGCTCGGGCGCCCCGCGGGCGCGACAGGACTCGTGCAGACCCACGCTAGTGCCCGGTGTAGTGTCACCGCTGAACGACAGGGGAGCGCCAGGACCCCGAGGCATGCCGACGGGTCCCGGGCGCTGAGAGTGCGGACAACCGCAGACCCTCGAACCTGATCCGGGTCACACCGGCGTAGGGAGTCGGGCTTCTCAGTCCTCGCTGTCGTCGTCGCGCAGGGCTTCTATCACCGGCGTGGCGGCAGCGGCGTGGGCTCCCTCCTGCATCCACGAGGAGGAGCACCAGCATGACCACCACCCACACCGGCCGCCGCAGACGCGCGCTCGCGCTCGGCGCCGTGACCGTCGTCGCACTCGCGCTCGCGGGCTGCTCGGGGACGGCCTCGGGCACCGGCACGACGACCGGAGCGGCGTCGACCGCCGCGCCGACTGACGCCACCCCCGGCACCGTCACGCTCGTCACGCACGACTCGTTCGCGCTCAGCGACGGGCTGCTCGCGTCGTTCGAGTCCGCGACCGGGATCACCGTCAAGCAGGTCGCCCCGGGCGACGGCGGCACGCTCGTCAACCAGCTGATCCTCACGAAGGACGCCCCGCTGGGCGACCTCGCGTACGGGGTCGACAACTCGTTCGCGTCCCGCGCGATCGCCGAGGGGGTCTTCGCGCCGACGACGCCGACGGCACCTGCCGCAGCGGACGCCGCGAAGTACGCGGTCGACGACTCCGGGTCGCTCACCGCGATCGACTACGGGGACGTCTGCCTCAACGTCGACCACTCCTGGTTCACGGCGCACAGCCTCGCCGAGCCGACGACCCTCGAGGACCTCACGAAGCCCGAGTACAAGGACCTGCTCGTCGTCCCGAACGCCGCGACGTCCTCGCCGGGACTGGCGTTCCTGCTCGCGACGATCGGCAAGTTCGGCGCCGACGGCTGGCAGGCGTACTGGAAGGCCCTGCAGGCCAACGGCCTCCAGGTCGCCGACGGCTGGTCGGACGCCTACTACACCGACTTCACCGGTGGTGGGGGCGAGGGGACCCGGCCCGTCGTGCTCTCCTACGCGTCGTCCCCGCCCGACACGATCCCCGACGGCGGCGACACCCCGACCACCGGGGCGCTGCTCGGCACGTGCTTCCGCCAGGTCGAGTACGCCGGTGTCCTCGCGGGCGCCAAGAACCCGCAGGCCGCCGCGAAGCTCCTCGACTTCCTCCTGTCCGACGCCGTCCAGGCGGACATCCCCGGCTCGATGTACATGTACCCCGTGAGCACCGCCGTCACGCTGCCGCCCGTGTGGGCGCAGTGGGCGCCGCTGGCCGACCACCCGTACACGGTGGAGCCCGCCGACATCTCGGCGCACCGTGACGACTGGATCAAGCAGTGGACCGACCTCGTGACCGGGTGAGCGCGGCGCGGCGGCTCGTCGGCGGGCGCGGGGCAACCCTCGCGCTCGCCGCCGCGCTGCCGCTCGCGTTCCTGGGTGTCTTCTTCGCGTGGCCCGTCGCGACCCTCGTCGCGCGGGGCTTCGTGACGGACGGCGCCCTCGACCTGACGGGGTTCGCCGACGTGTTCGCCCGCCCCCGGACGTGGCGGATCATCGGGCTCACGCTGCTGCAGGCGTCGAGCGCGACCGTTCTCGCGGTCGCGCTCGGCGTGCCCGGCGCCTACGTGCTGTTCCGCTGCCGGTTCCGCGGCCGCGCGGCGGTGCGGGCGTTCGTGACGGTGCCGTTCGTCCTGCCGACGGTCGTCGTCGGGGTCGCGTTCCGAGCCCTGCTGGCCGACGGCGGGCCGCTCGGTGGGCTGCACCTCGACGGGACGCTCGCGGCGATCGTGCTGGCTTTTGTCTTCTTCAACTACGCCGTCGTCGTCCGTACGGTCGGCGGCCTCTGGGAGCACCTCGACCCGCGCGCCGAGCAGGCCGCCCGGGCGCTCGGCGCGTCCCCGGCGCGCGCGTTCGTCGAGGTCCCGCTGCCGTCGTTGACGCCCGCGATCGCGTCGGCCGCGGCGCTCGTGTTCCTGTTCTGCTCGACGGCGTTCGGCACCGTCCTGATCCTCGGCGGACTGAGGTTCGGCACGATCGAGACCGAGATCTGGATCCAGACGACCCAGTTCCTCGACCTGCGCGCGGCGTCGGTGCTGTCCGTCGTGCAGCTCGTCGTCGTCGCCGTGGTGCTCGCGCTCGCGGGCGGGGCGCGCGGCCGACGCGACCGTGCGCTGCGGCTCGCCGCGACCGAGGGCGCCGCGCACCCGTTGCGGCTGGGACGCGGGCACGGTGCGGACACGGCCGCCGCCGCGGTGACCGCCGTCGTCGTCGCGCTGCTGGCGCTGCCGCTCGTGACCCTCGTGGTGCGCTCGTTGCGGACGCCGTCGGGCTGGGGGATCGACCACTACGTCGCGCTCGGGACCACCGGGGGCCGCAACGCGC contains:
- a CDS encoding Na+/H+ antiporter subunit D → MSDPLWLVPLPVVVPLLAAGLTLALYRKPRAQRTISVVALSIVLAVSATLLVLTDSGPLVIDVGGWAAPVGIDLVADRLSALMLTVSSAVTLCVLLYSLAQGEADGDEAAPVSIYHPTYLVLVAGVANAFLSGDLFNLYVGFEILLAASYVLLTLGGTGERIRAGSIYVVVALLSSVLFLVAIALVYASTGTVNLAQLAVRLPQIDPDVRLLLQVMLLLAFGIKAAIFPLSAWLPDSYPTAPAPVTAVFAGLLTKVGVYAIIRTQTLLFPDGRLDDVLMWAALATMVVGILGAVAQDDIKRLLSFTLVSHIGFMIFGIALSTHLGWTASIYYVVHHITVQTALFLVAGLIERWGGTTSLDRLGGLAKLAPVLAILFFVPAMNLAGVPPMSGFLGKVGLLQAGVAVGTPLATALVVGSVLTSLLTLYALIKAWNKAFWQTPPAELPATRIPFGMVGPTAALVAFGLALTVFAGPLYAYTGRAATALQERTPYIDAVLPDGLRGEGVSADLAEVHP
- a CDS encoding Na+/H+ antiporter subunit E, with protein sequence MSPTPRRRPGSAQWPNVLWLVVVWVLLWGDLSVANVLAGLAISLLITRGLRMSPIDFQGTVHPFGLLVLVARFLVDLVHASFQVSLLALRPRRLPHGAVIAVQLRSHSDLYLTLTAELCSLVPGSLVVEAHRLTGRLYLHVLDVEQVGGIERARQIVLDQEERVLRAFASDPELLEAGLTPVGLLRRLRRRGSEVGA
- a CDS encoding monovalent cation/H+ antiporter complex subunit F, with the protein product MTVVIVVCGVLLAVGAVCAVIRAERGPSMLDRTVALDIVVTTLTAAGALFAAVERRTDIVPILVVLSLVGFVGSVTIARFASVEPEGEGRVRTPEEVAADSAEALRLEELAEAAAHPRPGEPAEPALPAPPAPPQPDDATGDVR
- the mnhG gene encoding monovalent cation/H(+) antiporter subunit G — encoded protein: MSIPWDQIADVAAAVCLLGGVFLAFAAGVGVLRFPDLLARMHAGTKPQVLGLMLVLTGLALRLRSGSAVWALLLVVLFQMLTAPVAAHMVGRAGYRTGKVRGDLLVVDELTEDLRRAQEQPRD
- a CDS encoding DUF4235 domain-containing protein translates to MADQPTPSIVAKIAGAVVAIAAAWAVQKAVNASWKAASGHKPPKADDQGDAGLAEVVAAAAITGALVALSRVLTMRGTARFSARIDEGRRSAAA
- a CDS encoding thiamine ABC transporter substrate-binding protein — encoded protein: MTTTHTGRRRRALALGAVTVVALALAGCSGTASGTGTTTGAASTAAPTDATPGTVTLVTHDSFALSDGLLASFESATGITVKQVAPGDGGTLVNQLILTKDAPLGDLAYGVDNSFASRAIAEGVFAPTTPTAPAAADAAKYAVDDSGSLTAIDYGDVCLNVDHSWFTAHSLAEPTTLEDLTKPEYKDLLVVPNAATSSPGLAFLLATIGKFGADGWQAYWKALQANGLQVADGWSDAYYTDFTGGGGEGTRPVVLSYASSPPDTIPDGGDTPTTGALLGTCFRQVEYAGVLAGAKNPQAAAKLLDFLLSDAVQADIPGSMYMYPVSTAVTLPPVWAQWAPLADHPYTVEPADISAHRDDWIKQWTDLVTG
- a CDS encoding iron ABC transporter permease, with amino-acid sequence MSAARRLVGGRGATLALAAALPLAFLGVFFAWPVATLVARGFVTDGALDLTGFADVFARPRTWRIIGLTLLQASSATVLAVALGVPGAYVLFRCRFRGRAAVRAFVTVPFVLPTVVVGVAFRALLADGGPLGGLHLDGTLAAIVLAFVFFNYAVVVRTVGGLWEHLDPRAEQAARALGASPARAFVEVPLPSLTPAIASAAALVFLFCSTAFGTVLILGGLRFGTIETEIWIQTTQFLDLRAASVLSVVQLVVVAVVLALAGGARGRRDRALRLAATEGAAHPLRLGRGHGADTAAAAVTAVVVALLALPLVTLVVRSLRTPSGWGIDHYVALGTTGGRNALSVTVWTAAANSLRTALAATVLAVVVGGLVAFVVSRRPRSRVGRRTVSVLDAVFMLPLGVSAVTVGFGFLITLDRPLGIPVDLRTSGLLVPIAQAVVAVPVVVRTVLPVLRAIDPRLREAAATLGAGPARVLAAVDMPIAARALGLAVGFAFAVSLGEFGATSFLARPDAATLPVVIYRLIGRPGAQNYGMALAASVVLAVITAGIMAVAERLRGSADGSEF